The proteins below are encoded in one region of Dehalococcoidales bacterium:
- a CDS encoding twin-arginine translocase TatA/TatE family subunit, translated as MGFLDMGPMEILLILIVALIIWGPDKLPELARTVGKTLRTFRKATSDLTSVVTRELDLEEKKPQPPQRGQKGRQTPKLPEKSQTEAKDTGKTNPEGKPEATDTTTTSPEGKPETQDTTTTGPENNKP; from the coding sequence ATGGGGTTTTTAGACATGGGACCAATGGAGATACTACTGATTCTAATTGTAGCCCTGATAATCTGGGGGCCGGACAAACTACCGGAGCTCGCCCGGACAGTGGGCAAGACACTGCGCACTTTCCGAAAGGCCACCTCTGACCTCACCAGCGTGGTGACCAGAGAGCTGGACCTGGAAGAAAAAAAGCCCCAACCACCACAAAGAGGTCAAAAAGGACGTCAGACCCCGAAACTTCCGGAGAAGAGTCAGACTGAGGCAAAAGACACCGGTAAGACCAATCCTGAAGGTAAACCCGAAGCAACGGACACAACTACAACCAGCCCTGAAGGTAAACCCGAAACACAGGACACGACCACCACCGGCCCTGAAAACAATAAGCCATAA
- the rplI gene encoding 50S ribosomal protein L9, translated as MKVVFLQDVPGAARAGQVKEVADGYGRNFLIPRKLALLASAQAVKVAEEQFARRVRTQAQTEAELVELASQLDGKEINLQARAGSHDRLYGSITAADISAELEKATGVVVDKRKIELDESIHQVGSYEVAIRLGKDIVPRIKVTVSGESS; from the coding sequence ATGAAAGTTGTTTTTCTTCAGGATGTACCCGGTGCCGCTAGGGCTGGTCAGGTCAAGGAAGTGGCTGATGGCTACGGGCGGAATTTTCTTATTCCCCGGAAATTGGCTTTGTTAGCCAGTGCTCAGGCGGTAAAAGTTGCTGAGGAACAGTTTGCCAGGAGAGTCCGTACCCAGGCTCAGACCGAGGCTGAACTGGTCGAACTGGCCAGCCAGCTTGATGGGAAAGAGATTAATCTGCAGGCTCGCGCGGGGAGTCATGACCGGCTCTATGGTTCAATTACCGCCGCGGATATCTCCGCTGAGTTAGAGAAAGCTACCGGAGTGGTAGTTGACAAGAGAAAGATTGAGCTGGATGAATCAATCCATCAGGTCGGTAGCTATGAAGTAGCTATTAGACTGGGTAAGGATATTGTCCCCAGAATCAAGGTTACGGTGAGCGGAGAGAGCAGTTAA
- the dnaB gene encoding replicative DNA helicase — protein MNSEKLPPHDIDAEEATIGSLLIDGTAIFQIATFLQPPDFYREQNQWLYGACLSLFQRSEAIDQITVAQELDRQGRLAECGGAAYLSHLVSMVPTSLDIEHYARIVHRLSISRHLIDAARQIEAIGYRAEPDVDDSLNKAEDVLFRLRHGQSPRDFIHVRQVLDKYFETPPPQEADGHQGPITRVMSGFTGVDEFLSGFQRSDLIIVAGRPSMGKTSLALNIARNVAVERGGCVAVFSLEMSRESLVLRFLSSEAEVNLKQVRLGLHTEADEKRIMDATGILSEASIYIDDSSQLRVVEMRSKARRLHYERGIDLIIVDYLQLMQGESRGGENRVQEIGYISRSLKALARDLDVPVLAVSQLSRAVEWRSSHKPQLSDLRESGSIEQDADVVMFIYRDEVYYPDQEQWEVAHPGEAYPPPAEVIIAKHRNGPIGQAYLRFIPKLAKFDNLPNAEPSLL, from the coding sequence TTGAATAGTGAAAAGTTGCCGCCACATGATATTGATGCCGAAGAGGCGACCATCGGTTCACTGCTAATTGACGGGACAGCAATCTTCCAGATCGCCACTTTTTTGCAGCCGCCTGATTTTTACCGTGAACAAAATCAGTGGCTCTACGGCGCGTGTTTATCACTTTTTCAACGTAGCGAGGCGATAGACCAGATTACCGTAGCCCAGGAGCTGGATCGGCAGGGGAGACTGGCGGAGTGCGGGGGCGCCGCCTACTTAAGTCATCTGGTCTCCATGGTGCCAACCTCACTCGATATTGAGCACTATGCCCGGATTGTTCACCGCCTGTCTATCAGCCGTCATTTGATTGATGCTGCCCGGCAGATTGAAGCTATCGGTTACCGTGCCGAGCCGGATGTTGATGATAGCCTGAATAAGGCGGAGGATGTTCTGTTCCGGTTGCGCCACGGGCAAAGTCCGAGGGACTTCATTCATGTCCGCCAGGTGCTGGACAAGTATTTTGAGACTCCTCCTCCTCAGGAAGCAGACGGTCATCAAGGACCGATTACCCGTGTCATGTCCGGTTTTACCGGTGTGGATGAATTCCTGAGCGGGTTCCAGCGCTCTGACCTGATAATCGTTGCCGGCAGACCCAGCATGGGTAAGACCAGTCTGGCTCTTAATATCGCCCGGAATGTGGCTGTGGAGAGGGGAGGTTGTGTGGCGGTATTCAGTCTGGAAATGTCAAGGGAATCACTGGTACTGCGTTTTCTGTCCAGCGAGGCGGAGGTTAATTTAAAGCAGGTGCGACTTGGTCTCCATACGGAAGCGGATGAAAAGAGGATTATGGATGCCACCGGTATCCTTTCTGAAGCGTCAATCTACATTGACGATTCGTCGCAGCTGCGGGTGGTTGAAATGCGCAGTAAGGCCCGCCGTCTTCACTATGAGCGGGGTATCGACCTTATTATTGTCGACTACCTGCAGTTGATGCAGGGGGAAAGCAGGGGAGGGGAGAACCGTGTTCAGGAGATTGGCTATATTTCCCGTTCGCTTAAGGCCCTGGCTCGTGACCTTGACGTGCCGGTACTGGCGGTATCACAGTTGAGCCGGGCGGTAGAGTGGCGGTCATCCCACAAGCCACAGCTTTCTGACCTGCGGGAAAGCGGCAGCATTGAGCAGGATGCCGATGTGGTCATGTTTATCTACCGGGATGAGGTCTACTACCCTGACCAGGAGCAGTGGGAAGTCGCTCATCCCGGTGAAGCTTATCCTCCCCCGGCGGAGGTTATCATCGCCAAGCACCGCAATGGCCCAATAGGGCAGGCCTATCTGCGCTTTATTCCCAAACTGGCCAAGTTTGATAATTTACCCAATGCCGAGCCGAGCTTATTATGA
- a CDS encoding DnaD domain protein, translating to MKRFDGFPPRMRYTPLPDVFFSRLLPDISDIAELKTSLYLVGLLLRKRGYPRFVTYQELLANKSLLDSLRERDKEPDEALRAALAMMVERGTILHLVLNRDTTREDAYFLNTASDRQAVAKIRSGELTLAGLKAGAQTPPDIETEPLPDIFTLYEQNVGMLTPMIAEELQEAEKLYPEAWIRDAIKEAVTHGKRKWSYIAAILERWSAEGRSDGAYRRDFEKTDPDKYIKGEYGHMVRR from the coding sequence ATGAAGCGGTTTGATGGTTTCCCGCCACGGATGCGGTATACTCCCCTACCTGATGTTTTCTTTAGCCGGCTGCTGCCGGATATCAGCGATATCGCCGAGCTCAAGACCAGCCTCTATCTGGTGGGGCTGCTGCTGCGCAAGCGGGGCTATCCCCGGTTCGTCACATATCAGGAACTGCTCGCCAATAAAAGTTTGCTGGACAGCCTCAGGGAGCGAGATAAAGAGCCTGATGAGGCATTGCGCGCTGCCCTGGCAATGATGGTTGAGCGGGGTACAATCCTGCACCTGGTGCTGAATAGGGATACGACCCGGGAGGATGCTTATTTCCTCAATACCGCTTCTGACCGGCAGGCGGTGGCTAAAATCCGAAGCGGTGAATTGACTCTCGCCGGATTGAAGGCCGGAGCGCAGACACCCCCCGATATTGAGACTGAGCCGTTGCCCGATATTTTTACTCTTTACGAACAGAATGTTGGTATGCTGACCCCGATGATTGCTGAAGAGTTGCAGGAGGCGGAGAAGCTATATCCGGAAGCCTGGATTCGGGATGCCATTAAAGAAGCGGTTACTCACGGCAAACGTAAATGGAGCTATATCGCGGCCATTCTGGAACGCTGGTCAGCGGAAGGTAGAAGTGATGGAGCATATCGGCGAGATTTTGAGAAAACAGACCCTGACAAATATATCAAAGGCGAATACGGACACATGGTCAGACGCTGA
- a CDS encoding ATP-binding protein, which yields MEHIGEILRKQTLTNISKANTDTWSDAEPEGTASDAACPVCHGARFVHPLLPSGKPDFTRAVPCRCTRQERDEERRGRLQRYSNLGALTRLTFENLLPQGKNENPVSQEEFNQAYQAAMAFAAEPEGWLVLAGPSGLGKTHLAAAIANHCIENNRPVFYATTPDLLDHLRSTFSPDSEMPYDEFFEQVRNTPLLILDDLGAQSSTPWAREKLEQLLSHRFSNQLPTVIVSIVPMEKLEERIRTRLAASRIYLMSGGGVSPDTFTLSWSPEFKKEKEMTFENFDWKRVNLPLEQRQNLKAAFDLALSYADSPDGWLVLQGVNGCGKTHLAAAIVNHRYQMKKPARFIVVPDFLDHLRSSFSPESKISYDRFFESVKSTPLLVLDDFGKQTTTPWAQEKLYQVINYRYNAQLPTVITTNYSIEEIRDISSPIASRFVDPQISVLFNITAPNYYSGGTGQAASRGDKRRY from the coding sequence ATGGAGCATATCGGCGAGATTTTGAGAAAACAGACCCTGACAAATATATCAAAGGCGAATACGGACACATGGTCAGACGCTGAACCGGAAGGAACTGCCTCAGATGCCGCCTGTCCGGTTTGCCATGGAGCTAGATTTGTTCACCCGCTGTTACCTTCGGGGAAGCCGGATTTTACGCGCGCCGTCCCCTGCCGCTGCACCCGGCAGGAACGGGATGAGGAACGCCGGGGGCGTTTGCAACGATACAGTAATCTGGGTGCGCTAACCCGTCTCACCTTTGAAAACCTGCTCCCTCAGGGTAAGAATGAAAACCCGGTCAGCCAGGAAGAGTTCAATCAGGCTTATCAGGCAGCCATGGCTTTTGCGGCTGAGCCTGAAGGATGGCTGGTGCTGGCTGGTCCCAGCGGCCTGGGGAAGACCCACCTGGCGGCGGCGATTGCTAACCATTGTATTGAGAATAATCGTCCCGTTTTTTATGCTACTACCCCTGACCTCCTCGACCATCTGCGCTCTACCTTCAGTCCGGATAGTGAAATGCCGTATGACGAGTTTTTTGAACAGGTACGCAATACCCCTCTGCTGATCCTGGATGATTTAGGCGCTCAGTCCAGTACTCCCTGGGCCAGGGAGAAGCTGGAGCAGCTGCTGAGTCATCGCTTTAGTAATCAATTGCCAACGGTAATCGTTTCCATTGTCCCCATGGAAAAGCTTGAAGAGAGGATACGTACCCGGCTGGCTGCTTCCAGGATATATCTGATGTCCGGTGGTGGCGTTTCACCGGACACGTTTACCTTGAGCTGGTCGCCTGAGTTCAAAAAGGAAAAAGAAATGACCTTTGAGAACTTTGACTGGAAACGAGTCAATTTACCTCTGGAACAGCGTCAGAACCTGAAAGCAGCCTTTGATTTAGCTCTCAGCTACGCTGATTCGCCCGATGGCTGGCTGGTATTGCAGGGGGTTAACGGTTGTGGTAAGACCCATCTGGCGGCGGCCATCGTTAATCATCGTTACCAGATGAAAAAACCAGCCCGGTTCATTGTAGTACCGGACTTTCTGGACCACCTCCGTTCCAGCTTCAGCCCGGAGAGCAAGATATCATACGACCGGTTCTTTGAAAGCGTCAAGAGTACCCCGCTGCTGGTGCTGGATGATTTTGGGAAACAGACGACCACCCCCTGGGCGCAGGAGAAACTATACCAGGTTATTAACTACCGCTATAATGCCCAGCTACCCACCGTAATCACCACCAACTACTCGATAGAAGAAATACGGGATATTAGCAGCCCTATCGCTTCCAGGTTTGTCGATCCCCAAATAAGCGTTCTCTTCAATATTACCGCACCTAACTATTATTCCGGGGGTACCGGTCAAGCGGCCTCTCGCGGGGATAAGAGAAGATACTAA
- a CDS encoding HNH endonuclease: MIDLPVLVLNQSYEPLNICRVRRAVVLIYQNKAEMLENGAGFIHSVDHDFPVPSVIRLASMIRRLPRQNKKMTRLEIFRRDGYVCQYCGKETHQLTLDHVMPRYRNGQHTWENVVSACVPCNRRKAGRTPQEAGMKLMHRPGPPRHSRLFFIPSYYPNARREWQKYLLQ; encoded by the coding sequence ATGATAGACCTGCCTGTTCTGGTGCTGAATCAAAGCTATGAGCCGCTTAACATCTGTCGGGTCCGTCGGGCGGTGGTCTTGATTTATCAGAATAAAGCGGAGATGCTGGAAAATGGTGCCGGCTTTATTCACTCTGTTGACCATGATTTTCCGGTGCCTTCGGTTATCCGGCTGGCGTCCATGATACGGCGTTTGCCCCGGCAAAACAAAAAGATGACCCGGCTTGAGATTTTTCGGCGTGACGGTTATGTCTGCCAGTACTGTGGCAAGGAAACGCATCAGCTTACTCTGGACCACGTTATGCCGAGATACCGCAACGGGCAGCACACCTGGGAGAATGTGGTCAGCGCCTGTGTTCCCTGTAATCGCCGTAAAGCGGGCAGGACTCCTCAGGAAGCGGGAATGAAACTGATGCACCGGCCGGGTCCTCCCCGTCATAGCCGTCTTTTTTTTATCCCTTCTTATTATCCAAACGCTCGCCGCGAGTGGCAAAAATACCTTCTCCAGTGA
- a CDS encoding glutaredoxin family protein, translating to MVDKTVVVYSTPTCPWCRRAKDYLTKKGIPYTEHNVAVDKGKAQEMIQKSGQMGVPVITIDDEVIVGFNQSRLDSLLS from the coding sequence ATGGTTGATAAAACGGTGGTTGTTTATTCTACTCCTACCTGTCCCTGGTGCCGGCGCGCTAAAGACTACCTTACTAAAAAAGGGATACCCTATACGGAGCATAATGTGGCTGTGGACAAGGGTAAAGCCCAGGAGATGATACAGAAATCAGGACAGATGGGGGTGCCTGTCATCACTATTGACGATGAGGTCATTGTTGGTTTCAATCAGAGCCGCTTGGACAGCCTGCTTTCATAA
- a CDS encoding FAD-dependent oxidoreductase: MHDLMIIGGGPAGLAASVYAARKRLSTLLVSVDIGGQVNKTLGIENYLGYQFVEGPELIEKFESQVSQYPIDQKIGNKITRLDKIDRGFEALSEVGDRYQARVVILATGKRPRQLGVPGEAEFSGRGVTYCAICDGPVFSGQRVAVVGGGNSALEAVLDMVKIAEHVEMVSLTPLTGDAILIDKLGEAKNLTVYTEYETLKITGGDFVQGIQIKSVRSGETKSLNVTGVFIEIGLVPNSDPVKGLLELNRLGEVPISNACETAIPGLYAAGDVTDVPEKQIVVAAGEGAKAVLQAHRYLQRLAN, from the coding sequence ATGCATGACTTGATGATAATCGGCGGGGGGCCGGCCGGTCTGGCGGCCAGCGTGTATGCGGCCCGTAAGCGATTGAGTACATTGCTGGTCAGCGTTGATATTGGCGGTCAGGTCAACAAGACACTGGGCATCGAGAACTATCTGGGCTATCAATTTGTTGAGGGCCCGGAGTTGATTGAAAAGTTTGAAAGCCAGGTAAGCCAGTACCCCATTGACCAGAAAATCGGCAATAAGATTACCCGACTGGACAAGATTGATAGAGGATTTGAGGCTTTGAGCGAGGTGGGGGACAGGTATCAGGCGAGGGTGGTGATACTGGCTACCGGAAAGAGACCCCGGCAGCTTGGTGTACCGGGGGAAGCCGAGTTCAGCGGACGGGGAGTGACTTATTGCGCTATTTGTGATGGCCCCGTTTTCTCAGGGCAGAGGGTAGCGGTGGTGGGTGGTGGTAACTCGGCCCTGGAAGCGGTGCTGGACATGGTAAAAATCGCCGAGCATGTGGAAATGGTTTCGCTGACCCCGCTAACCGGCGATGCCATCCTTATTGACAAGCTGGGAGAAGCTAAGAATCTCACCGTTTATACGGAATACGAGACCCTGAAGATTACGGGCGGGGATTTTGTCCAGGGTATACAGATAAAGAGCGTGAGAAGCGGTGAGACTAAATCACTGAACGTTACCGGGGTCTTTATTGAAATCGGTCTGGTACCAAACTCCGATCCGGTGAAAGGGCTGCTGGAGCTTAATCGATTGGGAGAGGTGCCCATCAGTAACGCCTGTGAAACGGCTATTCCCGGGCTGTATGCCGCCGGAGATGTGACTGATGTTCCGGAGAAGCAGATAGTGGTGGCGGCCGGGGAGGGGGCTAAGGCGGTACTTCAGGCGCACCGCTATCTACAGAGACTGGCAAATTAG
- a CDS encoding heavy metal translocating P-type ATPase produces MVSKTQQSKKKITLQIAGMTCAACVAHNEQALGDLTGVEKVVVNLATGKAMVEYDPDRVTLSQMRKAVEDIGYEVILDTAHLKITGMTCASCVANNEKAIGDLPGVARVVVSLATESAQIEYSPDITPLSEIKKTIQDIGYGVEEKAAGQEALDREQEARQREIKRQRNNLIMAGSLGMLVMLGMFQPYWIFPSFIPAWLHNKLVMFFLTTPIIIGPARQFFIHSWNGLRRGITDMNLLYATGIGAAYGIAVVNTFWPDAGFGGEGVTFYEAAALLTAFIILGRYLEALTRGRTSEAIRRLMKLQPKQARVIRDNQEVEIPAEEVQIDDLLLVRPGEAIPVDGMVVEGYSSVDQSMITGESIPVEKKAGDEVIGATLNKTGAFKFRATRVGKDTALSQIIKLVEDAQTTKAPIQQIADKVAGHFILGVHVLALLTFLFWFFIGFDLWFTPETRLILTPYQLSAIGAFGFALIISVVVLVISCPCAVGLATPSAIMAGSGKGAEYGILFKGADAMEATARLQTIIFDKTGTLTKGEPSVTDVIALGNFSENEVLRLAAVAEKNSEHPLGEAIVRGARKRGLEPEDTEKFAAIPGHGVTAQLNGRNILLGNRKLMAESGVSLDGLLPTAEKLEQEGKTVMFVAVDRKPGGIVAVADTLKETSAVAVDELHRLGLQVAMITGDNRRTAEAIARQVGIDHVLAEVLPEDKANEVKKLQSQGIKVAMVGDGINDAPALAQADVGIAIGSGTDVAKETGHVILIKDDLLDVVAGIQVGRATLRKIKENLFWAFGYNTLAIPLGMGILYPFFAQVVSPELAALLMATSSLSVTLNTLRMRGFVPAIRRKSQPAVPHTAPVAQAVSH; encoded by the coding sequence ATGGTTAGCAAAACGCAACAGAGTAAGAAGAAAATAACCCTACAAATTGCGGGGATGACCTGCGCTGCCTGCGTGGCTCACAATGAACAGGCGCTGGGTGACCTGACCGGCGTAGAAAAGGTGGTGGTGAACCTGGCCACGGGTAAAGCAATGGTGGAATATGACCCTGACCGGGTAACCCTGTCCCAGATGAGGAAAGCAGTCGAGGATATCGGCTATGAAGTGATACTGGATACCGCCCACCTCAAAATCACCGGCATGACCTGTGCTTCTTGCGTGGCCAACAATGAAAAGGCCATCGGTGACCTGCCCGGCGTGGCCAGGGTGGTGGTGAGCCTGGCTACGGAGAGCGCTCAAATTGAATACTCTCCGGACATCACCCCCCTTTCCGAGATAAAAAAGACTATTCAGGATATCGGCTACGGGGTCGAGGAAAAGGCAGCCGGGCAGGAAGCCCTGGATCGGGAACAAGAAGCCCGCCAGCGGGAGATAAAGCGCCAGCGAAATAACCTGATCATGGCAGGCAGTCTGGGAATGCTGGTAATGCTGGGCATGTTCCAACCTTACTGGATATTCCCGTCATTTATCCCGGCCTGGCTGCACAATAAGCTGGTCATGTTTTTCCTGACCACGCCCATTATCATCGGCCCCGCCCGGCAGTTCTTCATTCATAGCTGGAACGGGCTCAGGCGCGGCATTACCGATATGAATTTACTCTACGCTACGGGAATCGGCGCTGCCTATGGAATCGCCGTGGTCAATACCTTCTGGCCGGATGCCGGTTTTGGCGGCGAGGGCGTAACTTTCTATGAGGCAGCAGCACTGCTGACCGCCTTCATTATCCTGGGCAGATACCTTGAGGCACTGACCCGGGGTCGCACCTCGGAGGCTATCCGCCGGCTGATGAAGCTCCAGCCCAAACAAGCACGAGTAATCAGGGATAACCAGGAGGTGGAGATTCCCGCAGAGGAAGTTCAGATTGACGACCTGCTGCTGGTGCGTCCCGGCGAGGCGATACCAGTAGACGGTATGGTGGTGGAAGGCTATTCTTCGGTTGACCAGTCCATGATTACCGGGGAGAGCATCCCTGTCGAAAAGAAGGCCGGGGACGAGGTCATCGGGGCCACCTTGAACAAGACCGGCGCCTTCAAGTTCCGGGCGACCAGAGTGGGTAAAGATACCGCCCTATCCCAGATTATCAAGCTGGTGGAAGATGCCCAGACGACCAAGGCGCCAATACAGCAGATTGCTGACAAGGTAGCCGGTCATTTCATCCTGGGAGTCCACGTCCTGGCACTGCTGACCTTTCTGTTCTGGTTTTTCATCGGCTTCGACCTGTGGTTCACCCCGGAGACCCGCCTCATCCTGACTCCCTATCAATTGTCAGCGATAGGCGCTTTTGGCTTTGCCCTTATTATCTCGGTGGTGGTGCTGGTTATTTCCTGCCCGTGCGCCGTCGGTTTGGCCACGCCCAGCGCCATCATGGCCGGGAGCGGCAAGGGGGCGGAGTACGGCATCCTGTTCAAGGGGGCCGATGCCATGGAAGCCACCGCCCGGCTCCAGACAATAATCTTCGATAAGACGGGCACACTGACCAAAGGGGAACCATCGGTAACCGATGTCATCGCTCTGGGCAATTTCTCAGAGAATGAGGTACTACGCCTGGCCGCGGTGGCGGAAAAGAACTCGGAGCATCCCCTGGGTGAGGCCATCGTCCGAGGCGCCCGTAAACGGGGACTCGAACCCGAAGATACTGAAAAGTTTGCGGCTATACCCGGTCATGGTGTCACCGCTCAACTCAATGGACGCAATATCCTGCTGGGCAACCGCAAGCTGATGGCAGAAAGCGGGGTATCTCTGGACGGTCTGTTGCCGACGGCAGAAAAACTGGAGCAGGAAGGGAAGACAGTTATGTTCGTAGCTGTGGACAGGAAACCGGGCGGTATCGTAGCCGTGGCTGACACCTTGAAAGAAACCTCAGCGGTAGCTGTAGACGAATTGCACCGCCTGGGACTTCAGGTAGCCATGATTACCGGTGACAACCGGCGAACCGCTGAAGCGATTGCCCGGCAGGTCGGCATCGACCATGTTCTGGCCGAGGTCTTACCGGAGGATAAAGCCAACGAGGTGAAAAAGCTCCAATCTCAGGGCATTAAGGTAGCCATGGTCGGTGATGGCATTAACGATGCCCCAGCCTTGGCCCAAGCGGACGTGGGCATCGCCATCGGCTCGGGCACCGATGTCGCCAAGGAAACGGGCCATGTCATCCTCATCAAGGACGACCTTCTGGATGTCGTGGCGGGGATACAGGTAGGCAGGGCCACCCTGCGCAAGATAAAGGAAAATCTCTTCTGGGCATTCGGCTATAACACCCTGGCCATCCCGCTGGGCATGGGAATACTCTACCCCTTCTTTGCTCAAGTGGTCAGCCCGGAACTGGCGGCCCTGCTTATGGCGACCAGCTCGTTATCAGTAACTCTGAACACCCTGCGGATGCGCGGCTTTGTGCCGGCGATACGGCGCAAGAGCCAACCTGCAGTACCACATACGGCGCCAGTCGCCCAGGCAGTAAGCCACTAA
- a CDS encoding YHS domain-containing protein, whose amino-acid sequence MAKDLVCGMDVDEKTAPAKSEYMGKTYYFCAPGCKKAFDSNPDKYIKAGGQPMAGHGGH is encoded by the coding sequence ATGGCCAAAGATTTAGTTTGCGGTATGGATGTAGATGAAAAGACCGCGCCAGCCAAGTCCGAGTACATGGGCAAGACCTACTACTTCTGCGCCCCGGGCTGCAAGAAAGCCTTTGACTCAAACCCGGACAAGTATATCAAAGCCGGAGGGCAACCGATGGCCGGACACGGCGGGCATTAG
- the lgt gene encoding prolipoprotein diacylglyceryl transferase, whose protein sequence is MNGIIINIDPVIFHLGGFELRWYSLMIMLAIAAAVLISAYRGKKRGIAGEEIYSLAVWVIISGIIGARLFHVIDHLSYYVSHPAQILQFQGLAIWGGLAGGGAAVIAFSRIRSIPLGRLADVVAPALITAQIIGRVGCIINGDAYGGITGLPWGFIYTNPGAFIPASLFGQPTHPYPVYEMLWNTAALLGILQIERRFRTDGLVFLNYLSLYSAGRFLLTFVRQENAFLWGLQQAQLIALLTVILSLSAMVYLTRKPVSKSAITYHQGP, encoded by the coding sequence ATGAACGGAATTATCATTAATATCGACCCGGTAATCTTTCACCTGGGAGGCTTTGAACTCCGCTGGTACAGTCTGATGATAATGCTGGCTATAGCCGCCGCGGTACTGATCTCAGCCTACCGGGGCAAGAAGAGAGGAATCGCCGGTGAGGAAATCTACTCCCTGGCAGTCTGGGTAATAATATCCGGGATTATCGGCGCCCGCCTGTTCCACGTAATTGACCACCTCAGCTACTACGTGAGCCACCCGGCGCAGATATTGCAGTTCCAGGGCCTGGCGATATGGGGCGGACTGGCCGGGGGAGGAGCCGCCGTAATCGCCTTCTCCAGGATAAGAAGTATACCGCTGGGACGGCTCGCTGATGTAGTCGCACCGGCGCTAATTACCGCCCAGATAATTGGCAGGGTCGGCTGTATCATCAATGGTGATGCCTACGGCGGGATTACCGGGCTACCCTGGGGTTTCATCTATACTAACCCGGGCGCCTTTATCCCGGCTAGCCTTTTCGGTCAGCCAACCCACCCCTACCCGGTCTATGAGATGCTCTGGAACACGGCAGCCCTGCTGGGAATTTTACAGATTGAACGCCGCTTCAGGACGGATGGACTGGTATTCCTGAACTATCTTTCCCTGTATTCAGCGGGGCGGTTCCTGCTGACCTTTGTGCGGCAGGAAAACGCTTTTCTCTGGGGACTTCAGCAAGCCCAGCTAATTGCCCTGCTCACCGTTATCCTTTCCCTGTCCGCCATGGTTTATCTGACCCGCAAGCCGGTCAGTAAAAGCGCCATTACCTATCACCAGGGGCCTTAA
- a CDS encoding NfeD family protein, translating to MCHLVLLMPVAGLLLFRFLPLSSALPGYVVIALISALLYRLLIKTMKQPLRDGFQSLVGTRAEVVSKLTAGDSAQYLVRSHGEMWSAYSRDTFQPGEPVNITEIKGIGVVIERVGK from the coding sequence GTGTGCCATTTAGTATTACTGATGCCGGTAGCCGGGCTTCTGCTGTTCCGGTTTTTACCTCTCAGCTCTGCCCTTCCCGGCTATGTGGTTATTGCGCTAATATCTGCCCTGCTTTACCGGCTGCTGATAAAGACGATGAAACAGCCATTGAGGGACGGGTTCCAGAGTCTTGTTGGTACCAGGGCAGAGGTGGTTTCCAAATTAACTGCGGGAGATTCGGCCCAATACCTGGTCCGCTCCCATGGTGAGATGTGGAGCGCTTACTCCAGGGATACTTTTCAACCCGGAGAGCCGGTGAACATCACTGAAATAAAGGGGATCGGCGTGGTAATCGAGCGAGTTGGAAAATGA
- a CDS encoding cytochrome c maturation protein CcmE: MRKRRWFPILVVALALGLSYGAYSLFIHSGAETVTVSELMTQAESLNGQRVSVEGKVAPGSIDWDGAAGVMRFVLTDDKQDLPAIYKGVVPDNFRPGASLIIEGRHGTDGFFEISRFGQRRSVCAICH, from the coding sequence TTGAGAAAAAGGAGATGGTTTCCAATATTGGTAGTAGCGCTGGCCCTGGGTTTAAGTTATGGAGCTTACTCACTGTTCATTCACAGCGGAGCCGAAACTGTTACGGTCAGTGAACTGATGACCCAGGCGGAGTCACTTAACGGTCAACGGGTCAGTGTGGAGGGTAAAGTAGCTCCGGGCTCGATTGACTGGGACGGCGCAGCCGGGGTAATGAGATTCGTTCTCACCGATGATAAACAAGATTTACCGGCAATCTATAAAGGGGTTGTGCCGGACAATTTTAGACCGGGGGCCAGTTTAATAATAGAGGGCAGACACGGTACTGACGGCTTTTTTGAGATATCCCGTTTCGGTCAGCGCCGTTCCGTGTGCGCCATCTGTCACTAA